GTGTATAACCCTGTTTCTCCAGCCGTTTCATTTGCTGGTTACGATCAATTAAAAATACATGATGTTCGTCATTCTTAGCTTTCGTAACATACCCGACTTCTGACAGTGGTGTTTTTGTTTCTTCAGCAACAGCTTTCATGTTTGGCCATTCATGCCTAGAAACTGTTCCTGCTAGTTCAAAGTCTTCCCCACCGAACAGCTTCCACCTATACTGAAGTTCTTCAGAGAATTGGTGAAAAGAAGTACTTGTTGGCAGTTTATTTTCGTAAATAGTTAAATTTACTTTCGAAGCTTCACAGATTTCATTCGCTTCATTTGCAATACCATCACTGATATCATTCAGTGTTACAGTTGATAATCTTTCCAGTTCTCTTGCAAATGAAACTCTTGGTTCGGGCATGCGATGTCTTTGATAATAGTATTCCTCATCCATATAATTGTCAGGATTGTTTAACATGTGAAATCCAGCCTGTGAGTCTCCTAAAGTCCCGGTAACAAACACAACGTCTCCTGGTTGTGCCGTGCTTCTGTAACGTGCCTTATTTTTATTTACATAACCGATTACAGTAACAGAGATGGACAGTTCCTTACCTGAAACAGTGTCTCCTCCGATTAAATCCATTCTGTGCTGTCCAGCCAAGGCTACCATACCTTTATATATTTGATTTAATTCATTATCAGACCAGGATTCCGGAATAACGATTGATACCAGGTAAAATGCCGGGGTTGAACCCATAGCGGCTAAGTCACTGATATTTGCTGCAAGCGCCCTGTAACCAACATGAAACGGATTCATTGTCTTTCTTGAAAAATGTATATCTTCAACAAATGTATCAACTGCTGTTACGATATCCTGTGATGTTTGCCTGAAAACTGCTGCATCATCACCAACACCTTTTATAATGGTTGGCTGTTTATATGTATGTTGTTTGATTGAATTAATAAATGAAAATTCATCCATTGATTATCACCAATTTCTTTTTAGCTATGTCCAATGATAGCAAAAAAGAGCATGAAAAGAAAAAGTAAATGTCGAATTTGGTTTATTTAGGTTGCTTCATTATTCAAAGCAATAAGAAGAAATAAATTAGAGGACAAACTATTTAGTAGAGAAAATAAAGGCATAGAAACTAAAAAACATGCTTCCGTTACTGGAAACATGGTTACTTTTGAATAATGGCGGTCCGGACGGGACTCGAACCCGCGACCTCCTGCGTGACAGGCAGGCATTCTAACCAACTGAACTACCGGACCATTATGTGTAAATAATTTAGTTGTACGTAAAGTCTTGAAGTTTTCAACTTAAATATTTTTCTACTCGATGCAGTCAGTTGAAGTAATTTGGTTGCGGGGGCAAGATTCGAACTTGCGACCTTCGGGTTATGAGCCCGACGAGCTACCAGACTGCTCCACCCCGCGGTATGAGATAATTTTAAATTGTTGCGTCCTGCCTAAATTAGTTCTGTTCGTCGTATTGAATGTCTTTTCGGGGAAGTTGCACTCCTCACAAGCCTGCACATGGATGTTTCTCAAGGATGTTTA
The genomic region above belongs to Virgibacillus doumboii and contains:
- the thiL gene encoding thiamine-phosphate kinase, whose protein sequence is MDEFSFINSIKQHTYKQPTIIKGVGDDAAVFRQTSQDIVTAVDTFVEDIHFSRKTMNPFHVGYRALAANISDLAAMGSTPAFYLVSIVIPESWSDNELNQIYKGMVALAGQHRMDLIGGDTVSGKELSISVTVIGYVNKNKARYRSTAQPGDVVFVTGTLGDSQAGFHMLNNPDNYMDEEYYYQRHRMPEPRVSFARELERLSTVTLNDISDGIANEANEICEASKVNLTIYENKLPTSTSFHQFSEELQYRWKLFGGEDFELAGTVSRHEWPNMKAVAEETKTPLSEVGYVTKAKNDEHHVFLIDRNQQMKRLEKQGYTHLKQVKK